The following is a genomic window from Azospirillaceae bacterium.
ACCGCCTTCACGGTGCAGCGCGGCTATCGTTCCGGCGGGTCCAGCCAGAACGCGGCCCACGCCACCCTGGTGCCCTACGATCCGGAATACAGCTGGAACTATGAGGGATCGATCCGCTCAAGCTGGCTGGACGGCACGCTGGGCCTGAACGCCAACGCCTTCTACACGGACTGGAGCGACCAGCAGGTCACCGTCTTCCTCAGCGACAACACCTACGACTACAACACCGTCAACGCCGGCAAGTCGCACCTGTACGGGTTCGAGCTGGAGGCCACGCACAAGATCAGCCCGGTGGTGGACTGGTACGCCTCCGCCGGTTACGTGCGCACCAAGTTCGATGAGCTGAACCTGCCGGCGGGGTCCACCACCACCGTCAGCCTGGCGGGGTCGGAATTCCCCTACGCCCCGCACTGGACCCTGGCCGGCGGCGTGAACCTGCATTTCGGCGGCGGCTTCGTCGGCAACCTGAACGCCAACTGGCGCGACGCCGTCTACACCTCCGTCGGCACCAACCAGTCACAGTACCGGGTGGACGCGCGCACGGTGGTCAACACCCGCGTCGGGTACGAGACCGACCATTGGGGCGCCTATCTGTTCGTCGCCAACCTGCTGGACGAGAAGTACGAGCAGTACGTCTACGCCGCCCAGAACCGCGCCATCCTGGGCGCCCCGCGCACCATCGGCGGCACGCTGGAGGTGCACTGGTAAAGCATGCCCCGGGGCATGAGATTTGACTCATGCCCCTAGAGCGGAACGCGATCAGGTGGAATCACCTGATCGTGTAAATCCGCTCTATCATGAACAGCTTAAGAGCAAGATGCGATCACACGTGATCGCATCTTGCTCTAGAGCATTATGATTTTAGGTTGGTCCATACCCGCAACTTTTGAAGTAGTTTGAGCATTCCGCTGGCGTAACAGTATCCATGGTCTTTACGATGCTCTTGCAGAGGGCCTCGATAGATCGTGGCTGGGCCTCACGCAAAGAATGCTTGAGCTTGGAGAAGAACTTCTCGATGGGGTTCATGTCCGGGGAGTATTTTGGTAAGAAGATTAACTTAGCGCCGGCGTCGCGGATGGCCTTGCGAACGGGCTTGGCCTTGTGGGAGGGAAGGTTGTCCATGATGACGACATCGCCCTTGCTCAAGGTCGGAGCGAGAACCTCCTCGACATAGACCTGGAAGCGCTGGCCGTTGACGGGCTTGTTCAAGAGCCAAGGAGCCTCGATGCGGTCATGGCGCAGGGCGGCCAGGAAGGTCATGGTGTTCCAATGGCCAAAGGGCGCCTTGCCGACAAGGCGCTCACTGCGCGGCCCCCATCCTCGGAGTGGCGCCATGTTGGTTTTGGTCCAGGTTTCGTCGATGAACACCAGGCGGGACGGATCGACCGACGCCCGGTGCTTCACCCATTGCGCTCGTCGGTGGGCAACGTCGGGGCGGTCCTGCTCGCTGGCGACCAGCGTCTTTTTTTATAAGTCAGCCCCTGGCCACGGACGAACTCCCAGACCGAACGGTAGTCGACCTTCAGGCCGCGTTCCCCCAGTTCCGCGATCAGGACGGCCAGGGTGAAGGGCCGCTCCTGGCAGCGCGCAACAAGCCAGGTGTGATGGTCACCGGATATCTTCTTGGGCTTGTGACCGCCCATCTGACCAGGGGCGACGTCACCCGTCTCGTTCAGGCGCTTCATCCACCTGATCGCCGCGCTGTCGCTCACACCGAACCGAGCCGCCGCCTGACGCCGCGACAGGCCCCCCTGAACTGCGGCCACTACCCGTTCACGAAGATCCATTGAATACGGACGACCCATCGCCACTGCCTCCATCTCAAGACAGACGCAGTGAATCAGAGGCCCAAATAAATGGGAATCCCCCTTACCGATTCAGCCTTATTTCAAAATGCTCTAGGCCGCGACTGCGGCCACCGGAGTTTTGTGGGGAGCCGAAGGCGGACTGCAAAACGAGGATAGCCAAGCCGCCGGATGGTGGCGCCCGGCGACTGAGGGGTGGGCTAACCGTTGTCGGCCAGGATGGCGCCCGCCAGGTACAGCGACCCGCAGATCAGCGTGCGGGTCGCCGCGTCCTGGGCCAACTGGGCCACGGCGTCGGCCGGGCTGGCGGCCTCGCTCACCTGGCCGATGCCCACGGTGCGGGCGGCCTCGGCGATGTCGGCAGCGGGGCGTGTCGCCTCCTCCCCCGGGATGGCAATGGCCACCAGGCGGCGGACATGGGGGGCGATGGGCGCCAGGAAGTCGGCCGGCACCTTGCTGGTTATCATGCCGACCACCAGGTCCAGCGATTGGTCGCCTTCGGTCCAGCTGGCGGCCTGGTGGCCCAGCACCTCACCCGCCGAGTCGTTATGGCCGCCGTCCAGCCACAGCTCGGTGGACGGCAGCAGGGCGGCCAAGGGCCCCTGGGTCAGACGCTGCAACCGGCCCGGCCATTCCACCGTGGCCAGGCCCCTGACGATGTCGGCGTCCTGCACCGTCAACGGCACGTGGTGCAATGCGGCGATAGCGGTGCCGGCGTTGCCGATCTGGTGGGCGCCCAACAGGCCGGGCATGGGCAGATCCAGCACCCGGCCATAACCTTCGAAACGGAAACCCACGGCCGTGGGCAGGGCCGACCATTCGGCGCCGGCCAGGAACAGCGACGCCCCCAGCACGGCAGCACGCTCACGGAAGACGGACAGCGGCACGTCGGGCGCCTGCGGGCCCACCACCGCCGGCCGGCCGGCCTTGAAGATGCCGGCCTTCTCGCCCGCGATCTCAAACAGGGTCTCGCCCAGGAACTGGGTGTGGTCGAAGGAGATGCGGGTGACCACCGACACGGCCGGCGCGTCCACCAGGTTGGTGGCGTCCAGCCGCCCGCCCAGGCCGGTTTCCAGCAGCAGCACGTCGGCCGGCACCTCGGAATACGCCAGGAAGGCGGCGACGGTGATGATCTCGAAGATGGTGATGGGTTCGCCCTGGTTGGCGGCCTCGCACCGTTCCAGCAGGTCGATCAGCTGGGCATCGTCCACCAGCTTTCCCGCCAGGCGGACACGCTCATTGAAGCGCACCAGGTGGGGACTGGTGTAGACGTGGACCTTGTGGCCCGCCGCCTCCAGCATGGCGCGCAGGAAGGCGATGGTGCTGCCCTTGCCGTTGGTGCCGGCGACGTGCACCACGGGGGGCAGATGATCCTGCGGCCGCCCCAGCCGGTCCAGCAGCCGCTGTACCCGCTGTAGCGACAGGTCGATGACCTTGGGATGCAATTGGCCCAACCGGGCCAACACCTGGTCCAGATCGCTTACCATTTCCCCCTCAATCGCCGGTCGTGGCCTAATACGCGCGGCCTTTGATCGTGACCGATCTAAGGCCCCCTCAATCGCCGGGCGCCGGCATCCGCCGGCTTGGCTTGT
Proteins encoded in this region:
- a CDS encoding IS630 family transposase (programmed frameshift), encoding MGRPYSMDLRERVVAAVQGGLSRRQAAARFGVSDSAAIRWMKRLNETGDVAPGQMGGHKPKKISGDHHTWLVARCQERPFTLAVLIAELGERGLKVDYRSVWEFVRGQGLTYKKTLVASEQDRPDVAHRRAQWVKHRASVDPSRLVFIDETWTKTNMAPLRGWGPRSERLVGKAPFGHWNTMTFLAALRHDRIEAPWLLNKPVNGQRFQVYVEEVLAPTLSKGDVVIMDNLPSHKAKPVRKAIRDAGAKLIFLPKYSPDMNPIEKFFSKLKHSLREAQPRSIEALCKSIVKTMDTVTPAECSNYFKSCGYGPT
- a CDS encoding bifunctional folylpolyglutamate synthase/dihydrofolate synthase — its product is MVSDLDQVLARLGQLHPKVIDLSLQRVQRLLDRLGRPQDHLPPVVHVAGTNGKGSTIAFLRAMLEAAGHKVHVYTSPHLVRFNERVRLAGKLVDDAQLIDLLERCEAANQGEPITIFEIITVAAFLAYSEVPADVLLLETGLGGRLDATNLVDAPAVSVVTRISFDHTQFLGETLFEIAGEKAGIFKAGRPAVVGPQAPDVPLSVFRERAAVLGASLFLAGAEWSALPTAVGFRFEGYGRVLDLPMPGLLGAHQIGNAGTAIAALHHVPLTVQDADIVRGLATVEWPGRLQRLTQGPLAALLPSTELWLDGGHNDSAGEVLGHQAASWTEGDQSLDLVVGMITSKVPADFLAPIAPHVRRLVAIAIPGEEATRPAADIAEAARTVGIGQVSEAASPADAVAQLAQDAATRTLICGSLYLAGAILADNG